The region ATTTCTAAAGTGCCAATGAACCTATCCAATATAGTACCACCTAAGCATATATCCCCTTCTTCAAAATTAGCTCCAGTAGTTTCTAAAATTCCCATCAACAGCTCTCTTTCCTCATATTCATCCTCACCAAATCCAAATATGGGGATTAATAAAATAAGGATAATTCCTATAATTATAAACTTACCATAATTTTTCATACCCTTACCTCCAATTGTTTTTAAGGAAAGGGTATTTTAGTAAAAATGTAAAGGGGGACAAACATTTTTATCATAAAAAATACCCTTTCCTTTGATTAAAGTATTGCCAAGAAAGGGTACTTTTTATACTTATCATTCTATATTTTCATCGCTAAATTTTTTTAGTTCTGCTACTTCTAACCTATTCAATGCTCGTCTAAGGGCATTTTCAGCCCTAATTATATCCAATCCTTCAGGCTTGTTCTTTAAACGCTCTTCTGCTCTTAATTTTGCTTCTTCAGCCCTTCCTACATCTATCTCTTCAGGCCATTCTGCCGAATCGGTTACTATAATGGTCTTATCCTTTTGAACTGATATATAACCGCTTGTAATTGCAGCTACTCGCTCTTTTCCATCCTTTTTGATTCTTACCTTACCAATAGAAAGGGGAGTAATTATTGGAGCCCTATTTTTTAAAACGGCTAAATCCCCTTCAACTGCCCTAACGATGACCATATCCACTTCATCGGAAAAGAAAGCTCTTTCTGGAGTGACTATCTCAAGCATAAAACCCATAATTATACCCCCAACTTTTTGGCTTTCTCTAAAGCATCATCAATGGTTCCAACCATAAAGAAGGCTTGTTCTGGAATATGGTCATGTTTGCCTTCCAGTATCTCCTTAAAACCTCTTACCGTCTCATGTACTGGAACATAGGTCCCTTTCATTCCTGTAAATTGCTCTGCAACAGTAAATGGTTGAGATAAAAACCTTTGAATCTTTCTAGCTCTTGCTACTATCAGTTTATCTTCATCAGAAAGCTCATCTATACCAAGTATGGCTATTATGTCCTGTAACTCCTTATAGCGCTGCAATATTTCCTGTACTCCTCTTGCCACTTCATAATGCTCCTGACCTACTACTGCAGGATCTAGTATTCTAGACGTTGAATCTAAAGGATCCACTGCAGGATATATACCAAGTTCTGCAATTTGCCTTGATAATACAGTTGTTGCATCCAGGTGAGCAAAGGTTGTTGCTGGTGCAGGGTCTGTTAAGTCATCAGCAGGAACGTATACAGCTTGCACCGAGGTAATAGAACCCTTCTTAGTAGAGGTAATCCTCTCCTGAAGTTGCCCCATCTCTGTTGCCAAAGTAGGTTGATATCCTACTGCAGAAGGCATTCTTCCCAATAGGGCAGATACTTCCGAACCAGCTTGGGTAAACCTAAATATATTGTCTATAAATAGCAATACGTCTTGGCCTTCTACATCTCTGAAATATTCTGCCATAGTTAGCCCTGAAAGGGCCACCCTCATCCTAGCTCCTGGCGGCTCATTCATCTGTCCAAACACTAAGGCAGTCTTATCTATAACTCCCGATTCTATCATCTCATAATAAAGGTCGTTACCTTCTCTTGTTCTTTCTCCTACTCCAGCAAATACGGAAAGACCTCCATGTTGGGTTGCTATATTATTAATAAGCTCCTGAATTAATACAGTCTTACCTACACCTGCTCCGCCAAACAGACCAATCTTACCACCTTTAGCATAAGGAGCTATAAGGTCTACTACCTTTATTCCAGTTTCAAACATTTCCCTGGCTGTATCCTGTTCTTCAAAGGAAGGTGCTGGCCTATGTATAGGCATTCTCCTCACGTCTTCATTCAAATCTTTACCATCAATCGGTTCTCCTAGAACATTAAATAGCCTTCCTAAGGTTTCTCTTCCTACCGGAACAGATATGGGATCACCGGTATCTATAGCTTCCATTCCTCTCACAAGCCCATCGGTTGAACCCATTGCTATACATCTTACCAAGTCATCCCCAATATGCTGAGCCACTTCTACTACTAGCCTCTCTTCTCCCTTATATATCTCTATGGCATCCAGTAATCTGGGCAACTTTTCTTCATCAAATCGAATATCCACAACGGGACCTATTACCTGAACGATTTTTCCTATGTTCTTTTCCATTTCTCCACTCCTTTCTCTATTACTTA is a window of Tepidimicrobium xylanilyticum DNA encoding:
- a CDS encoding F0F1 ATP synthase subunit epsilon: MGFMLEIVTPERAFFSDEVDMVIVRAVEGDLAVLKNRAPIITPLSIGKVRIKKDGKERVAAITSGYISVQKDKTIIVTDSAEWPEEIDVGRAEEAKLRAEERLKNKPEGLDIIRAENALRRALNRLEVAELKKFSDENIE
- the atpD gene encoding F0F1 ATP synthase subunit beta; its protein translation is MEKNIGKIVQVIGPVVDIRFDEEKLPRLLDAIEIYKGEERLVVEVAQHIGDDLVRCIAMGSTDGLVRGMEAIDTGDPISVPVGRETLGRLFNVLGEPIDGKDLNEDVRRMPIHRPAPSFEEQDTAREMFETGIKVVDLIAPYAKGGKIGLFGGAGVGKTVLIQELINNIATQHGGLSVFAGVGERTREGNDLYYEMIESGVIDKTALVFGQMNEPPGARMRVALSGLTMAEYFRDVEGQDVLLFIDNIFRFTQAGSEVSALLGRMPSAVGYQPTLATEMGQLQERITSTKKGSITSVQAVYVPADDLTDPAPATTFAHLDATTVLSRQIAELGIYPAVDPLDSTSRILDPAVVGQEHYEVARGVQEILQRYKELQDIIAILGIDELSDEDKLIVARARKIQRFLSQPFTVAEQFTGMKGTYVPVHETVRGFKEILEGKHDHIPEQAFFMVGTIDDALEKAKKLGV